From Brochothrix thermosphacta DSM 20171 = FSL F6-1036, a single genomic window includes:
- a CDS encoding NAD(P)H-dependent oxidoreductase, protein MKNICIVFDHPYTVDACHNEPHNRSFSAALVTEAQKSYEKAGVTVDVIDLHKDGFDPVMHKEDLIAWRKKKVIDSLVADYQERLLKADEIVFIFPIWWEAMPAMTKGFFDKVIAKGIIYDEPQQGKIFVNKLVNLKKVKLVTVMATPHLLYRWLFGNPVTKIVFRGTFRKMGFHKVKWLNYANMTKLSNEERTKKLRIFGNKIIK, encoded by the coding sequence ATGAAAAATATCTGCATTGTTTTTGATCACCCCTACACAGTTGATGCGTGTCATAATGAACCACATAACCGAAGTTTTTCAGCAGCGTTAGTAACAGAGGCACAAAAATCATATGAAAAAGCAGGCGTGACAGTTGATGTGATTGATCTGCATAAGGATGGGTTTGATCCTGTCATGCACAAAGAAGACTTGATCGCTTGGCGTAAAAAAAAGGTGATAGATTCTCTTGTGGCAGACTACCAAGAACGATTGTTGAAGGCTGACGAAATCGTGTTTATATTTCCGATTTGGTGGGAAGCGATGCCTGCTATGACAAAAGGCTTTTTTGATAAAGTAATCGCTAAAGGAATTATTTATGATGAACCACAGCAGGGGAAAATATTTGTGAATAAGTTGGTTAATTTGAAAAAGGTAAAGTTAGTCACAGTAATGGCAACACCACATTTACTGTATCGATGGCTATTTGGTAACCCTGTGACTAAAATTGTTTTTCGAGGTACATTTAGAAAAATGGGTTTTCATAAAGTTAAGTGGCTTAACTATGCGAATATGACAAAGTTAAGTAATGAGGAGAGAACAAAAAAACTACGTATTTTTGGCAATAAAATCATCAAGTAA